A genomic segment from Nitrospirota bacterium encodes:
- a CDS encoding VCBS repeat-containing protein, which yields MGKFYKRLILTVALITLTGMPSFGGAPEPLEKTNPVHVVRDSVLSYFLPVTGKIVGVENEMAKVRFQSNKKLTEGMRLSVFREGAPFYHPVTKELIGKSEIFTGRVEIKNASDGTYICAIIKGAPKTGDIVRITSSRIKLAFFQDRKADWTISEVFYYSLKETGRFDIIESYTKTYEPKTLAGIAEDRGAEAALLFSTHAKSGAVYLNIKLFWTEDAKNFAEINEPLGAELINALKSGDELIPIAGVTELPQMGYEIAVGRFITIGDVDGNGKKELLVSDGSNIRIYSYKEEPKELWSITGGADENHLSIDALDANHNGKAEIYVTSIKGADTLRSYVLEYNPVEGYKKIWDRAPYFFRVIGTTLLMQASTPNEIYSGPVYEAQWKDGQYYLGKALRLPPEVNIYGFAFVDWSTIRPGQNSERPKGSLPPMILSFDNKGYLNLYNMGSEASPKVELIWRSKDSYGGFDISFDKNTFSIVNPAEKWFVKRRLLTIRTSRGHEVLAVKRIYFANTVPGLGYKSTAVYSLHWDGSTMDEALILENLSGGVRDYWVEGEDLFLIAGSNLSAFLTKALSGEFSKGSALYYYHLIDEP from the coding sequence ATGGGTAAATTTTACAAAAGGCTGATTCTGACAGTTGCGCTTATAACCCTTACCGGCATGCCGTCATTTGGAGGCGCTCCCGAGCCATTGGAGAAAACAAATCCCGTACATGTTGTAAGGGATTCGGTGCTTTCTTATTTTCTGCCTGTAACCGGTAAAATCGTCGGGGTTGAAAATGAAATGGCAAAGGTCAGGTTTCAGTCCAATAAAAAACTTACGGAAGGCATGAGACTTTCCGTATTCAGGGAAGGAGCGCCGTTTTACCATCCAGTAACAAAAGAACTTATCGGCAAGTCGGAAATATTCACAGGAAGGGTTGAAATAAAAAATGCCTCTGACGGGACATACATATGCGCAATTATAAAAGGCGCGCCAAAGACCGGAGACATCGTAAGGATTACTTCCTCAAGGATAAAGCTTGCCTTTTTTCAGGACCGGAAGGCTGATTGGACCATATCCGAGGTCTTTTATTACTCACTTAAAGAGACAGGGCGTTTTGATATCATTGAGTCATACACTAAAACCTATGAGCCTAAGACATTAGCCGGCATAGCAGAAGACCGCGGCGCAGAGGCAGCGCTCTTGTTTTCCACCCATGCAAAAAGCGGGGCAGTATATTTAAATATAAAACTGTTCTGGACCGAAGATGCAAAAAACTTTGCAGAGATTAATGAGCCGCTCGGCGCTGAGCTTATTAATGCGCTTAAAAGCGGGGATGAGCTTATCCCAATTGCCGGCGTCACAGAATTGCCGCAGATGGGTTATGAGATTGCGGTAGGACGGTTTATCACAATTGGAGACGTAGACGGCAACGGCAAAAAGGAACTTCTTGTCAGCGACGGCAGCAACATAAGGATATACAGTTACAAAGAGGAGCCTAAAGAGCTATGGTCAATAACCGGAGGCGCAGACGAGAATCACCTTTCCATTGACGCCCTTGATGCCAACCATAACGGCAAGGCGGAGATATATGTCACCTCCATTAAAGGCGCTGACACCTTGAGATCATATGTATTGGAATATAATCCCGTTGAAGGTTATAAAAAAATCTGGGACAGGGCGCCGTATTTTTTCAGGGTCATCGGGACAACTCTTTTGATGCAGGCTTCAACGCCCAATGAAATTTACAGCGGGCCGGTATACGAAGCGCAGTGGAAGGACGGACAATATTATTTAGGCAAAGCGCTCAGACTGCCTCCGGAAGTAAATATTTACGGTTTTGCGTTTGTTGACTGGTCAACCATCCGCCCGGGGCAGAACAGTGAAAGGCCGAAGGGTTCATTGCCGCCGATGATTCTGTCTTTTGATAATAAAGGTTATCTGAATCTTTATAATATGGGCAGTGAGGCCTCCCCAAAGGTGGAATTAATCTGGAGAAGCAAGGATTCTTACGGGGGTTTTGATATTTCTTTTGACAAAAATACTTTTTCTATCGTTAATCCCGCAGAGAAATGGTTTGTAAAAAGGCGGCTGCTGACTATCAGAACCAGCCGCGGACATGAAGTTTTGGCAGTCAAAAGGATTTATTTTGCAAATACAGTGCCGGGATTAGGGTATAAAAGCACTGCAGTTTATTCACTCCATTGGGACGGTAGTACAATGGATGAAGCCTTAATTCTGGAAAATCTCTCAGGAGGAGTAAGAGACTACTGGGTAGAGGGTGAAGACCTGTTTCTCATTGCCGGGTCTAATCTGTCTGCATTTCTGACAAAAGCGCTTTCAGGCGAGTTCTCAAAGGGCAGCGCTCTTTACTATTACCATTTAATAGATGAACCTTAA
- a CDS encoding isoprenyl transferase, producing the protein MNLKHVAIIMDGNGRWAELRGLSRIEGHREGIKRVREIIDASIKLNLKALTLYVFSMENWQRPKKEVSALMELLVLYLKSEMRKFAKDNVVFRAIGDLEKFPVTIQKMLKEFEKITAKNTGLMLTGALSYSGREEIMKAVKKMLETGIGPEEINEKSIENYLYTAGIPDPDLIIRTSGEMRLSNFLLWQAAYSEFYFTETLWPDFGKKEFLSAVMEYNKRERRFGTVPSKK; encoded by the coding sequence ATGAACCTTAAACACGTTGCAATAATCATGGATGGAAACGGCCGATGGGCTGAGTTAAGGGGATTGTCCAGGATTGAAGGTCACAGGGAAGGCATAAAACGGGTGCGTGAGATAATAGACGCATCAATAAAATTAAACCTGAAGGCGCTCACCCTCTATGTGTTTTCCATGGAAAACTGGCAGAGACCTAAAAAAGAAGTCAGCGCCCTGATGGAGCTTTTAGTCCTTTACCTTAAAAGTGAAATGCGCAAATTCGCAAAGGATAATGTGGTATTCAGGGCCATAGGAGACCTTGAGAAATTCCCGGTAACCATTCAAAAAATGCTGAAGGAATTTGAAAAGATAACTGCCAAAAACACCGGACTAATGCTGACAGGCGCCTTGAGCTACAGCGGAAGAGAAGAGATTATGAAGGCGGTTAAAAAAATGCTTGAAACTGGGATCGGGCCGGAAGAAATCAACGAAAAAAGCATTGAGAATTATCTGTACACGGCAGGGATCCCCGACCCTGATCTGATAATACGCACCAGCGGCGAGATGAGATTAAGCAACTTCCTGCTCTGGCAGGCGGCGTATTCTGAATTTTATTTTACTGAAACGCTCTGGCCTGACTTTGGAAAGAAAGAATTTCTGTCAGCAGTCATGGAATACAATAAAAGAGAAAGGAGATTCGGCACAGTTCCGAGTAAAAAGTAA